One region of Luteolibacter sp. Y139 genomic DNA includes:
- a CDS encoding YbaB/EbfC family nucleoid-associated protein, whose product MNIQKLMKQAQQMQAGMAAAQEELAKRTVDATVGGGKVTVVATCAGDVVSIKIDKSVVDPEDVDFLQDLVLKGVQEAVNKGKEVAATEMKKLTGGMGLPF is encoded by the coding sequence ATGAACATCCAGAAACTCATGAAGCAAGCGCAGCAGATGCAGGCCGGCATGGCCGCTGCGCAGGAAGAACTCGCCAAGCGCACCGTCGATGCCACCGTCGGCGGCGGCAAGGTCACCGTCGTCGCCACCTGCGCCGGTGACGTGGTTTCCATCAAGATCGACAAGTCCGTCGTCGATCCCGAGGACGTCGATTTCCTCCAGGACCTCGTCCTCAAGGGAGTTCAAGAAGCCGTCAATAAAGGCAAGGAAGTTGCTGCTACCGAAATGAAAAAGCTAACCGGCGGCATGGGGCTGCCGTTCTAA
- a CDS encoding endonuclease/exonuclease/phosphatase family protein — MKSSRLRRRAGWTLIGCSLLLHMVTVYAFAEHPDRLAAFTVMPIWIWGGIGLLCSTVAFWFLRAPLSLIITGIWAMTILLDADEAKVISNIGKSPPIPGAPGTANGRPLMRVVTLNCNYFLYGGNTGLGGDPSTDLRQWDPDIVLLQEVHPHQVRHIADTLFQGRGDYRIYATNGVVTRWKITREVNPTEGGYRLQQVTIRKPDNTDIEVVNVHLQSAATDLRLWQRDCWRTHTINRMQRRKELNIALTILADTPPQKPTIFGGDFNSPPGDPIQDLLRADFRDAFIEAGVGWGDTFQRRIPILRIDQIHYTPQFKALRCAAFTTRRSDHRMVVADFLQSS, encoded by the coding sequence ATGAAATCGTCCCGCTTGCGACGCCGCGCCGGATGGACGCTGATCGGCTGCTCGCTGCTGCTGCACATGGTGACGGTTTACGCCTTCGCCGAGCACCCGGACAGACTGGCCGCCTTTACCGTCATGCCGATCTGGATCTGGGGCGGCATCGGCCTGCTCTGCTCCACCGTCGCCTTCTGGTTCCTCCGCGCGCCGCTGTCGCTCATCATCACCGGCATCTGGGCGATGACGATTCTGCTCGATGCCGATGAAGCCAAGGTGATCTCGAACATCGGCAAGTCCCCGCCCATACCGGGAGCTCCGGGCACCGCCAATGGACGACCGCTGATGCGCGTCGTCACGCTCAACTGCAACTACTTCCTCTACGGCGGAAACACCGGGCTCGGCGGTGATCCATCCACCGATCTCCGCCAGTGGGATCCCGATATCGTCCTGCTGCAGGAAGTCCACCCCCACCAGGTGCGGCACATCGCCGACACACTTTTTCAGGGACGCGGCGACTACCGGATCTACGCGACCAATGGCGTCGTCACCCGCTGGAAAATCACCCGCGAAGTCAATCCCACCGAAGGCGGCTACCGGCTCCAACAGGTAACCATCCGCAAGCCGGATAACACCGACATCGAGGTGGTCAACGTCCACCTTCAGAGCGCCGCCACCGACCTGCGCCTGTGGCAGCGCGACTGTTGGCGCACGCACACCATCAACCGCATGCAGCGCCGCAAGGAACTGAACATCGCACTGACCATCCTCGCCGACACGCCCCCCCAGAAACCGACCATCTTCGGCGGCGACTTCAACTCCCCGCCCGGCGACCCCATCCAGGATCTGTTGCGCGCCGATTTCCGCGATGCTTTCATTGAGGCCGGCGTCGGCTGGGGGGACACCTTCCAGCGTCGCATCCCCATCCTCCGGATCGACCAGATCCACTACACCCCTCAGTTCAAGGCCCTCCGCTGCGCCGCCTTCACCACCCGCCGGAGCGACCACCGCATGGTAGTCGCCGACTTCTTGCAATCCTCCTGA
- a CDS encoding S1 family peptidase, giving the protein MKSFLFSFCGALALFASPLSAAEHAEAMMRATFKLFNKDSTATCFLMRDGADVYVVSAAHTFEKASGETSILVLREADKEGAWKRQDKTITIREGERALWTKHPKEDLAVMRVVLELPEGATLPLDALKADGFPRFGDPVMLLTYPARVEANGAGFPLARKAVVASFPAEPMEKHPEFIIDATAWDGDSGGPVFIDAGKGKPQIVGLVTARINHVENITSERETRKIETPMGLSKALAAPVILETIRLAKSTVEVPASDR; this is encoded by the coding sequence ATGAAGTCGTTTCTGTTTTCCTTCTGTGGGGCGCTTGCGCTTTTCGCTTCACCGCTTTCTGCCGCCGAGCATGCGGAGGCTATGATGCGGGCGACCTTCAAGCTCTTCAACAAGGACTCCACGGCGACGTGTTTCCTGATGAGGGATGGCGCTGATGTGTATGTGGTCAGCGCTGCGCATACCTTTGAGAAGGCAAGCGGTGAGACATCGATCCTGGTGCTGCGTGAGGCGGACAAGGAGGGGGCGTGGAAGCGGCAGGACAAGACGATCACGATTCGTGAGGGTGAGCGTGCGCTGTGGACGAAGCATCCCAAGGAGGATCTCGCGGTGATGCGGGTGGTGCTTGAGTTGCCGGAGGGTGCGACCTTGCCGCTGGACGCGCTGAAGGCGGATGGATTTCCGCGTTTCGGAGATCCGGTGATGCTGCTGACCTATCCGGCGCGGGTTGAGGCGAATGGGGCGGGCTTTCCGCTGGCTCGCAAGGCGGTGGTGGCGAGCTTCCCTGCCGAGCCGATGGAGAAGCATCCGGAGTTCATCATCGATGCGACGGCGTGGGATGGTGACAGCGGCGGGCCGGTTTTCATCGATGCGGGGAAGGGGAAGCCGCAGATCGTGGGTCTGGTGACGGCGCGGATCAATCATGTGGAGAACATCACGAGCGAGCGCGAGACGCGGAAGATCGAGACGCCGATGGGGCTGAGCAAAGCGCTGGCTGCGCCGGTTATCCTTGAGACGATTCGATTGGCAAAGAGCACGGTGGAGGTGCCTGCGTCGGATCGGTGA
- a CDS encoding PQQ-dependent sugar dehydrogenase has protein sequence MPATAQVPDADAYRRYALNRPGDAARGKALFNEPRMLCSQCHSVDGSASKAGPDLFAVGDAFGRRDLIESVLKPSATIAPGYGTVVVQTKAGAMIQGTLKQKSEAGVQVMGVDGKLVSIAAADIKEQSGSAASLMPEGLCAQLTPGEFTDLIDYLVSLKQPEATLASDRGMPLEIPELAKPVVVRPFLAKEFKLPRVRAESGLTSMRSIPGAAGSFLLLHQGGTIWRVADGEESAVFGNLTDVVFSERGPNGLLDVAFHPKFRENRKYYLFYQVLEEGVVTTRIVEKRFDPDFKGDSGEPPRLLLKIASVAEDHSGGCLDFGPDGFLYVVMGDTGPHNDPNGHAQNLGMLLGKVMRIDVDREEGGRAYAIPPDNPFVGQAGVRPEIWSYGFRNPWRFSFDRSTKELWVADVGQDRLEEVDIVRRGENHGWNVFEGFEPFSNQYRKEGRTFTRPVFAYRRKYGNSITGGFVYRGEENPSFQGVYVFADYTSKIIFGITLENGVLKTARQIGAAPQRVVSFCEDEAGELYVVCYEGAVCKIDFSGARFE, from the coding sequence GTGCCTGCCACTGCGCAGGTGCCGGACGCCGATGCCTATCGTCGGTATGCCTTGAATCGCCCGGGTGATGCCGCGCGGGGCAAGGCGCTTTTCAACGAGCCGCGGATGCTTTGCTCGCAGTGTCACTCGGTCGACGGGAGTGCGAGCAAGGCGGGGCCGGATTTGTTTGCGGTGGGGGATGCATTCGGGCGGCGCGACTTGATCGAGTCCGTGCTCAAGCCTTCTGCCACGATTGCGCCGGGATATGGCACCGTGGTGGTGCAGACGAAGGCAGGTGCCATGATCCAAGGGACGCTCAAGCAGAAGAGCGAGGCTGGGGTGCAGGTGATGGGAGTGGATGGAAAGCTGGTTTCCATCGCTGCTGCGGACATCAAGGAGCAGTCGGGATCGGCGGCTTCGCTGATGCCGGAGGGGCTGTGTGCGCAGCTGACGCCCGGTGAGTTCACGGATCTCATCGACTATCTGGTCTCGCTGAAGCAGCCCGAGGCCACGCTGGCGAGTGACCGGGGAATGCCACTGGAGATACCCGAGCTGGCGAAGCCGGTGGTGGTGCGGCCTTTTCTTGCGAAGGAGTTCAAATTGCCGCGAGTTCGCGCGGAGAGTGGTCTCACATCGATGAGATCGATTCCCGGTGCGGCGGGCTCGTTCCTGCTGCTGCATCAGGGCGGGACGATTTGGCGGGTGGCGGATGGCGAAGAGAGTGCGGTCTTCGGCAATCTAACAGACGTGGTCTTCAGCGAGCGCGGGCCGAACGGGTTGCTGGACGTGGCGTTCCATCCGAAGTTCCGGGAGAACCGGAAGTATTACCTTTTCTATCAGGTTCTGGAGGAAGGTGTGGTCACGACGCGGATCGTTGAGAAGCGCTTTGATCCCGATTTCAAGGGAGACTCGGGCGAGCCGCCGCGGCTGCTCTTGAAGATTGCGAGTGTGGCGGAAGACCACAGTGGCGGGTGTCTGGATTTTGGGCCGGACGGGTTCCTGTATGTGGTGATGGGAGACACGGGGCCGCACAACGATCCCAACGGGCATGCTCAGAACCTAGGGATGCTGTTAGGGAAGGTGATGCGGATCGATGTGGATCGTGAGGAGGGCGGTCGGGCGTATGCGATTCCGCCTGACAATCCATTTGTGGGGCAGGCTGGGGTTCGACCGGAGATCTGGTCATATGGGTTCCGGAATCCGTGGCGCTTCAGCTTTGATCGTTCGACGAAAGAGCTGTGGGTTGCAGATGTGGGGCAGGACCGGTTGGAGGAGGTGGATATCGTTCGCCGCGGGGAGAACCATGGATGGAATGTGTTCGAAGGGTTCGAGCCGTTCTCCAATCAGTATCGCAAGGAGGGCCGGACCTTCACGAGGCCGGTGTTTGCCTATCGGCGGAAGTATGGGAACTCGATCACCGGAGGTTTCGTTTATCGCGGCGAGGAGAACCCGTCTTTCCAAGGCGTGTATGTGTTCGCTGACTATACCTCGAAGATCATTTTCGGGATCACCCTGGAGAACGGTGTCTTGAAGACTGCACGCCAGATCGGGGCGGCGCCGCAGCGGGTCGTTTCCTTCTGTGAGGATGAAGCGGGCGAGCTGTACGTGGTGTGCTATGAGGGGGCTGTTTGTAAGATCGACTTCTCCGGCGCGCGTTTTGAATGA
- a CDS encoding Gfo/Idh/MocA family protein, whose translation MPSIHRRKFLQQAGLGAGGALLGFPAIVRGQNLNSRINIACIGVGGKGDSDVNDAAKCGGTIVGLCDVDRRFLDKKGEKFPEAKKFADYRKMLAELGSSIDAVTISGPDHMHGPAAMLAMGMGKHIYCQKPLTQTVFEARELKRIAAEKKLATQMGNQGSAGDGLRRAVEVIQAGVIGAPQELHVWSNRPIWPQGIERPKNTSPVPDYLDWNLWLGTAAERPYVEKTYHDFAWRGWTDFGTGALGDMACHTVNMPFRALKLGYPTVVECEMASRIYSETYPLTSRIRFEFPEREGLPPLKFWWYDGAPDKEFKPLRPYPNIVKDVVAMKGSLPASGCLIIGDKGILFSPDDYGSQFFIQLKDEKTFTKGDDHEAVKAVPQSIPRSPGHNQEWFDMMKNGTPAYSNFDIAGYLTEIILLGCIALRVGEGVKMEWDGPGMQSPNCPQAAQFVKRNDRTGW comes from the coding sequence ATGCCCTCGATCCATCGTCGCAAATTCCTCCAACAGGCTGGCCTCGGTGCCGGCGGTGCCCTGCTCGGTTTCCCGGCCATCGTGCGCGGGCAGAATCTCAATAGCCGCATCAACATCGCGTGCATCGGCGTGGGTGGGAAAGGGGACAGCGATGTGAATGACGCGGCGAAGTGCGGCGGCACGATTGTGGGGCTGTGCGACGTGGACCGGCGGTTCCTCGACAAGAAGGGCGAGAAGTTTCCCGAGGCGAAGAAGTTCGCGGACTACCGCAAGATGCTGGCGGAGCTCGGCTCGTCGATCGACGCGGTGACGATTTCCGGCCCCGATCACATGCACGGTCCGGCGGCGATGCTGGCGATGGGGATGGGCAAGCACATCTACTGCCAGAAGCCGCTGACGCAGACGGTCTTCGAGGCGCGGGAGCTGAAGCGGATCGCGGCGGAGAAGAAGCTGGCGACGCAGATGGGCAACCAGGGCAGTGCCGGTGACGGGCTGCGCCGGGCGGTGGAGGTGATCCAAGCCGGGGTGATCGGTGCGCCGCAGGAACTGCACGTGTGGAGCAACCGGCCGATCTGGCCGCAGGGGATCGAGCGGCCGAAGAACACGAGCCCGGTGCCGGATTATCTCGATTGGAACCTGTGGCTTGGGACGGCGGCGGAGCGGCCGTACGTGGAGAAGACCTATCATGACTTTGCCTGGCGTGGCTGGACGGACTTCGGTACCGGTGCGCTGGGCGACATGGCCTGCCACACGGTGAACATGCCATTCCGCGCGCTGAAGCTCGGCTATCCGACGGTGGTGGAGTGCGAGATGGCCTCGCGGATTTACTCGGAGACTTACCCGCTGACCTCGCGGATTCGCTTTGAATTCCCCGAACGCGAGGGTCTGCCGCCGCTGAAGTTCTGGTGGTATGACGGTGCGCCGGACAAGGAGTTCAAGCCGCTGCGTCCGTATCCTAACATCGTGAAGGATGTGGTGGCGATGAAGGGCAGCCTGCCGGCGAGCGGGTGCCTGATCATCGGTGACAAGGGCATTCTCTTTTCGCCGGATGACTATGGCTCGCAGTTCTTCATCCAGCTCAAGGATGAGAAGACCTTCACGAAGGGCGATGACCATGAGGCGGTGAAGGCGGTGCCGCAGAGCATCCCGCGGTCGCCGGGGCACAACCAGGAGTGGTTCGACATGATGAAGAACGGCACGCCGGCTTACTCAAACTTCGATATCGCCGGCTATCTGACGGAGATCATCTTGCTCGGGTGCATCGCGCTGCGGGTGGGTGAGGGCGTGAAGATGGAATGGGATGGTCCCGGGATGCAGTCGCCGAATTGTCCGCAAGCCGCGCAATTCGTGAAGCGCAACGACCGCACGGGGTGGTAG
- the sorA gene encoding SorA family sulfite dehydrogenase catalytic subunit yields MATSSTARRAFIQKLAAAGVSLAGSNWLEAAENAGVTMPFDNGARSLATYPGKRPMILLTSRPPQLETPFEVFREGVITPNDAFFVRYHLSNIPLQIDPATYRLGIGGTVKNPLSLSLDDLRTGFEQVETVAVAQCSGNSRGFLTPRVGGGQLGNGAMGNARWKGVRLKDILEKAGLDPASKQVSFDGMDGPAMPGTPDFVKALDVEKILAGEVLVAHSMNGEDLPMLNGYPIRLVVPGYYATYWVKHLQTITVLDRPFDGFWMQTAYRIPDTPNACIPPGTPPGKTVPISRLNVRSFITSHSSGQVVPSNKQASVRGIAFDGGDGIASVEFSSDGGASWRTAKLGEDLGKFSFREWSLEINPSGKGRADWRVRAVNRTGQSQPMDPLWNPAGYMRNVVETVSVEIA; encoded by the coding sequence ATGGCTACTTCCTCTACCGCACGTCGCGCATTCATCCAAAAACTCGCAGCCGCCGGCGTCTCATTGGCCGGCAGTAACTGGCTCGAAGCCGCTGAAAATGCGGGCGTCACCATGCCTTTCGACAACGGCGCTCGCTCCTTGGCCACTTATCCGGGAAAGCGCCCGATGATACTTCTCACCTCGCGCCCTCCACAGTTAGAGACGCCTTTCGAAGTATTCCGCGAAGGAGTGATCACACCCAACGACGCCTTTTTCGTCCGCTATCACCTCTCGAATATCCCGCTGCAAATCGATCCAGCCACATACCGGCTGGGCATCGGCGGCACGGTAAAGAACCCGCTGTCCCTTTCCCTCGATGACCTGCGAACCGGCTTCGAGCAGGTCGAAACCGTCGCCGTCGCCCAGTGCTCGGGCAATAGCCGCGGCTTCCTCACACCCCGCGTCGGCGGCGGCCAACTCGGCAATGGCGCCATGGGAAATGCCCGTTGGAAAGGCGTCCGCCTGAAAGACATCCTGGAAAAAGCCGGACTCGACCCAGCATCCAAGCAAGTCTCCTTCGACGGGATGGACGGCCCGGCAATGCCCGGCACCCCGGACTTCGTGAAGGCATTGGATGTGGAGAAGATCCTCGCCGGTGAAGTCCTCGTGGCCCACAGCATGAATGGCGAGGACCTCCCCATGCTCAATGGCTATCCAATACGCCTGGTCGTCCCCGGCTACTACGCCACCTATTGGGTGAAGCACCTGCAAACGATCACCGTGCTCGATCGACCCTTCGACGGCTTCTGGATGCAGACCGCCTACCGTATTCCGGATACACCGAATGCCTGCATCCCGCCCGGCACGCCGCCCGGAAAAACAGTCCCCATCTCCCGCCTGAATGTGCGGTCGTTCATTACCAGCCATTCTTCCGGGCAAGTGGTCCCCTCTAACAAGCAGGCATCAGTCCGCGGCATCGCCTTCGATGGCGGCGATGGCATTGCCAGCGTCGAGTTCTCTTCCGATGGCGGTGCTTCATGGCGCACCGCAAAGTTGGGCGAGGATCTCGGAAAATTCTCCTTCCGCGAATGGTCGCTCGAAATCAATCCCTCCGGGAAAGGCCGGGCCGACTGGAGGGTCCGCGCCGTCAATCGCACCGGCCAGAGCCAGCCGATGGACCCGCTGTGGAATCCCGCCGGCTACATGCGCAACGTGGTGGAAACCGTATCTGTCGAAATCGCCTGA
- the sorB gene encoding SorB family sulfite dehydrogenase c-type cytochrome subunit yields the protein MKPFLTIFSLVAVVGSYLVAAEKRIELPPEKPAYPPGPGADVFAAYCLACHSTEYITTQPKMPRKFWEATVLKMRDKFGAPLPEESVKTITDYLTEHFGS from the coding sequence ATGAAGCCCTTTCTGACCATCTTCTCCCTCGTCGCTGTCGTCGGCAGCTACCTCGTCGCTGCGGAAAAACGAATCGAGCTCCCGCCCGAGAAACCGGCCTACCCGCCGGGCCCAGGCGCCGACGTCTTCGCCGCCTATTGCCTCGCCTGCCATTCCACCGAATACATCACCACCCAGCCGAAGATGCCTCGCAAGTTCTGGGAAGCCACCGTCTTGAAGATGCGGGACAAGTTCGGCGCCCCGCTGCCTGAGGAATCGGTAAAAACCATCACCGACTACCTCACGGAGCACTTCGGTTCCTGA
- a CDS encoding 50S ribosomal protein L11 methyltransferase — translation MFVWSKLSASKWLDAWEDRFHGNPNFVLHIIKGGKSVRVEVFCATKSEADAITKQFGGSVRKLSSDWKNAGSELPPPLKVRDKFIVTQAAAAKDLKALANEFPGRDIISIPPEMAFGTGDHATTSTCLRILVDIGRSRSPGWSCADLGTGSGLLAIAAKKLGAGETFACDYDPFALAVAERNFPRNHVEGVETKEIDILKWKPRKKYDVVLANIFSTVLIQAFPVIIKTLKPGGDIILSGILASQAWDVFTAAAAHGLGFPEVIKKGKWVTARGGWMNDLTA, via the coding sequence GTGTTCGTCTGGTCGAAACTCTCCGCCTCCAAGTGGCTCGATGCCTGGGAAGATCGCTTCCACGGCAATCCCAACTTCGTGCTCCATATCATCAAGGGCGGCAAATCCGTCCGCGTGGAGGTCTTCTGCGCCACCAAGTCCGAAGCCGATGCCATCACCAAGCAATTCGGCGGCTCCGTGCGCAAGCTCTCCTCCGACTGGAAAAACGCCGGCTCCGAACTCCCGCCGCCGCTAAAGGTCCGCGACAAATTCATCGTCACCCAGGCCGCCGCCGCCAAGGACCTGAAGGCCCTCGCCAACGAATTCCCCGGCCGCGACATCATCAGCATCCCGCCCGAGATGGCCTTCGGCACCGGCGACCACGCCACCACCTCCACCTGCCTCCGCATCCTCGTCGACATCGGCAGATCCCGCTCCCCCGGCTGGTCCTGCGCCGACCTCGGCACCGGCAGCGGCCTGCTCGCCATCGCCGCCAAGAAACTCGGCGCCGGCGAAACCTTTGCCTGCGACTACGACCCCTTCGCCCTCGCCGTCGCCGAACGGAACTTCCCCCGCAACCACGTCGAAGGCGTCGAGACCAAGGAAATCGACATCCTGAAGTGGAAGCCCCGCAAGAAATACGACGTCGTCCTCGCGAACATCTTCTCCACCGTCCTCATCCAAGCCTTCCCGGTCATCATCAAGACCCTCAAGCCCGGCGGAGACATCATCCTCTCCGGCATTCTGGCCAGCCAGGCCTGGGACGTCTTCACCGCCGCCGCTGCCCACGGCCTCGGCTTCCCCGAGGTCATTAAGAAGGGCAAATGGGTCACCGCCCGCGGCGGCTGGATGAACGATTTGACCGCCTGA
- a CDS encoding pyridoxal phosphate-dependent aminotransferase, which produces MDSISSRIQEVTPSLTLAVTNQAKAMLARGEEVYGLAGGEPEVDTPEHIKAAAIAAIQAGKTKYTASAGIPELRDALAAKLIGDNNLAYDPKQICVTAGAKMACFNAILAVVEEGDEVIIPTPYWVSYPEMVKIAGGKPVLVETQESNGWKMTAEQFEAAMTPATKMVILNSPSNPTGAVYTEQELRDIGEVALSEDIVILSDEIYEKLVYGDNKHVSIASLSQELYDLTITVNGFSKAYSMTGWRLGYTAAPKPLADAIDKIQNHTVSNATTFAQYGAIAALQGDQTFISDLRDEYDVKRQFMFQRLKSIHNVRVVEPKGAFYFFVYTGQLGLKSMNLTDKLLSRYKVAAVPGIAFGYDDGIRMSYCTTLDVLNEGLTRFEQFCREH; this is translated from the coding sequence ATGGACAGCATTTCATCACGAATCCAAGAGGTTACCCCTTCCCTCACCCTGGCCGTCACCAACCAGGCCAAGGCCATGCTCGCCCGCGGCGAGGAAGTCTATGGCCTCGCCGGTGGCGAACCCGAGGTCGACACCCCGGAGCACATCAAGGCCGCCGCCATCGCCGCCATCCAGGCAGGCAAGACCAAGTATACCGCTTCCGCTGGTATCCCTGAGCTCCGCGACGCGCTCGCTGCCAAGCTCATCGGCGACAACAACCTCGCCTACGACCCGAAGCAGATCTGCGTCACCGCCGGTGCCAAGATGGCCTGCTTCAATGCCATTCTCGCCGTCGTCGAAGAAGGCGACGAAGTCATCATCCCGACTCCCTACTGGGTCAGCTACCCGGAAATGGTGAAGATCGCCGGTGGCAAGCCGGTCCTCGTCGAGACCCAGGAGTCCAACGGCTGGAAGATGACCGCCGAGCAATTCGAGGCCGCCATGACCCCGGCGACCAAGATGGTCATCCTCAACTCGCCCTCGAACCCGACCGGCGCCGTCTACACCGAGCAGGAACTTCGCGACATCGGTGAGGTCGCCCTGTCGGAAGACATCGTAATCCTCTCCGACGAGATCTACGAAAAGCTCGTCTACGGCGACAACAAGCACGTCTCCATCGCCTCGCTCAGCCAGGAGCTCTACGACCTGACCATCACCGTCAATGGCTTCTCGAAGGCTTACTCGATGACCGGCTGGCGCCTCGGCTACACCGCCGCTCCGAAGCCGCTCGCCGACGCGATCGACAAGATCCAGAACCACACCGTCTCCAACGCGACCACCTTCGCGCAATACGGTGCCATCGCCGCCCTGCAAGGCGACCAGACCTTCATCAGCGACCTTCGCGACGAATACGACGTGAAGCGCCAGTTCATGTTCCAGCGCCTCAAGTCCATCCACAACGTCCGCGTCGTGGAGCCGAAGGGTGCCTTCTACTTCTTCGTCTACACCGGCCAGCTCGGCCTGAAGTCGATGAACCTCACCGACAAGCTGCTCAGCCGCTACAAGGTCGCCGCCGTCCCCGGCATCGCCTTCGGCTACGACGACGGTATCCGCATGAGCTACTGCACCACGCTGGACGTGCTCAACGAAGGCCTCACCCGCTTCGAGCAGTTCTGCCGCGAGCATTGA
- a CDS encoding CotH kinase family protein, with protein sequence MKLHLTLAAALLSPIFAQQPPDGSPDGPPGGFPGRGGPMMQEERKLLGQFDKDENKRLDKDERAAAREFLKANPGQQRGPGGGGFPGGGRPGGPGGFGPREDNTPATPGAHVSPADVKPASGGLYAADTLRTVFLDFENADWEAELEAFHGTDVEVPATLTVDGKTYPGVGIHFRGMSSYMMVPAGKKRSLNVSLDLTEKKQRLDGYKTLNLLNSNGDGSFLSAVLYSQIARQYIAAPKANLVRVVINGENWGVYVNQQQFNKDFIQENFRTDKGARWKVRGSPNGQGGLDYIGDNVEEYKKRYDMKSGDDEDWQALIKLCKTLTETPADQLEAAVSPQLDVDSILWFLALDCGLMNSDGYWTRASDFSLYRDKEGKFHIIPGDMNECFRAAEGGPGGFGGPGGPRGGGRGFGGNGGPPSQGTPDGERPERGPQEAPRPQSSPAQGGAKLDPLTGLDDAKKPLRSKLLAVPALRKRYLENIHTLAEKDLDWKNLGPVVASYRELAGKEVAADTRKTSTTSDFEKLTSDKPEEAKAEAEAPRGFGHGGMALKTFADQRRAYLLSLPETAAAVAK encoded by the coding sequence ATGAAACTCCACCTTACCCTCGCCGCCGCCCTCCTCTCTCCCATCTTCGCCCAGCAGCCACCCGATGGCTCCCCTGACGGCCCACCCGGTGGATTTCCCGGTCGCGGCGGCCCCATGATGCAGGAGGAGCGCAAGCTCCTCGGCCAATTCGACAAGGACGAGAACAAGCGCCTCGACAAGGACGAGCGCGCCGCCGCCCGCGAGTTCCTCAAGGCAAACCCCGGCCAGCAACGCGGCCCCGGCGGCGGTGGATTCCCTGGCGGAGGACGCCCCGGTGGTCCCGGCGGCTTCGGACCCCGGGAAGACAACACCCCAGCCACACCCGGCGCGCACGTCTCGCCCGCCGACGTGAAGCCCGCATCCGGCGGCCTCTACGCCGCCGACACCCTGCGAACCGTCTTCCTCGATTTCGAAAACGCCGATTGGGAAGCCGAGCTCGAAGCCTTCCACGGCACCGATGTCGAAGTGCCTGCCACCCTCACCGTCGACGGCAAGACCTACCCCGGCGTCGGCATCCACTTCCGCGGCATGTCCAGCTACATGATGGTCCCCGCCGGCAAGAAGCGCTCGCTCAATGTCTCGCTCGACCTCACCGAGAAGAAGCAGCGACTCGATGGCTACAAGACCCTCAATCTTCTCAACAGCAACGGCGACGGCAGCTTCCTCAGCGCGGTCCTCTACTCACAGATCGCCCGCCAATACATCGCCGCACCCAAGGCCAATCTCGTCCGCGTCGTCATCAATGGCGAAAACTGGGGCGTCTACGTGAACCAGCAGCAGTTCAACAAGGACTTCATTCAGGAAAACTTCCGCACCGACAAGGGCGCCCGCTGGAAAGTCCGCGGCTCTCCGAATGGCCAAGGCGGACTCGACTACATCGGCGACAACGTCGAAGAGTACAAGAAGCGCTACGACATGAAGTCCGGCGATGACGAGGACTGGCAGGCTCTCATCAAGCTCTGCAAGACCCTAACAGAAACACCCGCCGATCAACTCGAAGCCGCCGTCTCCCCTCAGCTCGATGTCGACAGCATCCTCTGGTTCCTCGCCCTCGACTGCGGCCTGATGAATAGCGACGGCTACTGGACCCGCGCCAGCGACTTCAGCCTCTACCGCGACAAGGAAGGCAAGTTCCACATCATCCCCGGCGACATGAATGAATGCTTCCGCGCCGCCGAAGGAGGTCCCGGCGGTTTCGGCGGCCCGGGTGGTCCCCGCGGCGGCGGTCGTGGTTTCGGTGGCAATGGCGGTCCACCATCACAAGGAACTCCTGATGGCGAACGACCCGAACGTGGCCCTCAAGAAGCACCTCGCCCGCAATCAAGCCCTGCACAAGGCGGCGCAAAGCTCGATCCCCTCACCGGCCTCGACGACGCAAAGAAGCCCCTCCGCTCGAAGCTCCTCGCCGTCCCGGCCCTCCGCAAACGCTACTTGGAAAACATCCACACCCTCGCGGAAAAGGACCTCGATTGGAAGAACCTCGGCCCCGTCGTCGCGAGCTATCGCGAACTCGCCGGCAAGGAAGTCGCCGCCGATACCCGCAAGACCTCCACCACCTCCGACTTCGAGAAACTGACTTCGGACAAACCCGAAGAAGCGAAAGCCGAAGCAGAAGCCCCACGCGGATTCGGCCACGGCGGCATGGCCCTCAAAACCTTCGCCGACCAACGCCGCGCCTACCTCCTCTCACTGCCAGAAACAGCAGCTGCCGTAGCCAAGTGA